The nucleotide window CTTAAACGCCTTTTCCGCCCAGAACCCAACTATGAGTTTGGCGGCGCTGGCCGAAGAAACAGGGTTGCACAAAAGTACGATTTTACGTCTGACCACCAGCCTGGCCATCTATGGTTTCATTCAGCGCGACGCCAAAGGCATCTTTAGTGTTGGGCCGTCAGTCTGGCGCCTTGGGTTGATATTCCGGCGGGACTTTGCGGATCGAGAGGGGGTAACACCTATTTTGCGCGCCTTGGTGGAGGCTTCGGCTGAAACCGCTTCGTTTTATGTGCGCGCGGGCAATGATCGCGTGTGTTTGTATCGCGAAAATTCGCCAAACTTGCTG belongs to Cognatishimia sp. WU-CL00825 and includes:
- a CDS encoding helix-turn-helix domain-containing protein — translated: MGAKRTESVERAMSILNAFSAQNPTMSLAALAEETGLHKSTILRLTTSLAIYGFIQRDAKGIFSVGPSVWRLGLIFRRDFADREGVTPILRALVEASAETASFYVRAGNDRVCLYRENSPNLL